In the Calonectris borealis chromosome 11, bCalBor7.hap1.2, whole genome shotgun sequence genome, one interval contains:
- the CEP152 gene encoding centrosomal protein of 152 kDa isoform X3: protein MSLDFDSGALQTQHEDEDYDQEDYAREQELQQLLTDLPHDMLEDSGDQLSSYSDCSIHETEEQSHEPGKHDGRWNDHPLISDPQNGYEQGQNLYPEQFLCDQQNDHVEKHGKNWNGLHNDEEKEHLYDVKDDYCGQNGQEDPDDVYLGRDGFNAPSCYQQNNLYHLPENFRPYTNGHKPEFNSQQSKIINFPDAPKEHLTQFVTSDIVSGQSPESYKVTYKPYQNGIHQKIPVIQEGTRRNEVFEDLQHEFLGNGENSSENMQILQLQVLNKARERQLEELNEKLEKSAQQIRYLNHQLSMVKDEKDGLAVSLHESQKLYQNGKEREVHLEGQIKALETRIQTLTTNEEQIVKQSKVAEVAMESMQKQLLELQRSDALQRAREQHEAIISALKQKYEKQILSLEQKLDTTKSALREQKELCKNLGDHVKQLEKMLEETKCEKTEIINRLTRSLEESQKQCANLLQTGSMQETNQLRFQLQQAQSAHMISNNMNKALQEELMELKEEIALYESAAKLGVFLNDAGGELHTNLGDSYVDLGIKEISRKKPRFCSAIQNRDMDKELSKDEIIVELKAELERLLNSNKMKRNQITQLQNNLKDCQKTLEEYKQLLKAEKASKESEPVTNLNDTLVASPSVSDNLKEEVQRLRKANETLLQEVENHTLTIEELKENEEKLKSVNQDLCCQMRKMVQDFDQDKQEAIDRWERTYQQHHEDTKAHFEKDLMERYITEKQQLIQTYEETISQLRANIEELNREMTAVKECYIGVCGEKDTLEATLRQKFEQEQQQKEEKLKKQLLKEKEDSLNLLRTELEEKHSSSMIAAKRQWLEEKEQQVEEEVALAKVHWEKEEKEVGAALTQARARWLQELTDLKEYKVNLKIEQEKWEKEHKETAAKQLALVLSAAEEKWKKEYENTDKTGPRMKELEEKVTSLKKELELKKEEIPAAIKAELAKARAQWNKEKQEEILQIQEQNERDYRSFLDDHRNRIKEVLATAKEDLAKQKNDLSMQKEAEIKMLLDQKQREWEAQETKRLQDEINRYEEKTLVELEYLLSEIHEELVKCTHTKHPWKDKCFDAHVQLSHQCKDKLKACLQKAYRTTVYTILEKKEREWKEKCEELLSNVNKEAYTCLQCGEGETGDMARLPVYNVGHQAEAQRRLKRQPPLQETGTDKENEKVLEALIAENSEMKTKLKDLGTPPRSLSKGGVSKPCTSCDSVKGLEEMRAQYIKAVSKIKCDMLCYIRESKARAAEMIKAEVLRERQETARKMRKYYLTCLQQLLTDNGKHEGAEKKIMNAASKLATMAKGLETPLRHVPQSKSTRSALLLNSDLPPGAEYSKRDRTLQTRSNHLESKSCGESITEKANDKVVQKHVPHDLRQQFDAMQTETQHMLHETVTSNIQNGNNSKNLDGASRDALSEFYSNEGGRREKYGPIINVNKGLLCAASDIAHQNALPSAFQVTSEDMHAPSFTNGHNISGPTHHMLKSKNERTVSKEDKCIQSCGKWKTKSKRTQVFQETPESEEGSCSEWSSVNGSLHLDRSDRPLLYPEQKASTKVQAQTACCEEFPHIRSFSPAGENVVTSWRDSSNGNGKILSTKSSTKVYSRGHLTTNPEYTSFLNSDKSDSAVTQLNVSPDSNVGKCCNKCLEKNDVGSPVSSAR, encoded by the exons ATGTCCCTTGATTTTGATAGTGGAGCTCTACAAACTCAACATGAAGATGAAGACTATGACCAAGAGGATTATGCAAGAGAACAAGAg TTGCAACAACTATTGACAGACCTTCCCCACGATATGCTGGAGGACAGTGGAGACCAGCTCTCCAGCTATTCGGACTGTAGCATTCATGAGACTGAGGAGCA ATCACATGAGCCTGGGAAGCATGATGGAAGATGGAACGATCATCCATTGATCAGTGATCCTCAAAAT GGTTATGAACAAGGACAAAATCTGTACCCTGAACAATTCTTGTGTGACCAGCAAAATGATCATGttgaaaaacatggaaagaatTGGAATGGCCTACATAACGAtgaagagaaggaacatttaTATGATGTTAAAGACGACTACTGTGGCCAGAACGGTCAAGAGGATCCTGATGATGTGTATCTTGGTAGAGATGGGTTTAATGCTCCAAGTTGCTACCAACAGAACAACTTGTATCATCTTCCTGAAAACTTCAGACCATATACAAATGGCCATAAACCAGAATTTAACAGTCagcaaagtaaaataataaattttccAGATGCTCCAAAGGAACATCTTACG CAATTTGTTACATCTGACATTGTCAGTGGCCAATCGCCAGAATCTTACAAAGTGACTTATAAACCATACCAAAATGGCATTCATCAAAAAATTCCAGTAATCCAAGAAGGAACCAGAAGAAATGAAGTGTTTGAAGATTTGCAACATGAATTCTTGGGCAATGGTGAAA ATTCTTCAGAAAATATGCAGATTCTTCAACTTCAAGTTCTAAATAAAGCAAGAGAAAGACAACTGGAAGAACTTAATGAAAAGCTAGAAAAGAGTGCACAGCAGATTAGGTATTTGAATCACCAGCTTTCAATGGTCAAAG ATGAAAAGGATGGTTTGGCTGTTAGTCTTCATGAGTCTCAAAAACTCTATCAGAATGGAAAGGAACGGGAAGTGCATCTTGAAGGTCAAATAAAGGCCCTTGAAACTCGAATTCAGACTCTCACTACCAATGAGGAGCAG ATAGTGAAGCAATCCAAAGTGGCAGAGGTTGCCATGGAGAGCATGCAGAAGCAGCTGTTAGAACTTCAGCGATCAGATGCCCTTCAGCGAGCCAGAGAACAACACGAGGCCATTATTTCAGCACTCAAACAGAAGTATGAAAAGCAAATATTATCATTAGAGCAGAAACTTGATACTACAAAATCTGCACTCCGAGAGcag AAAGAGCTTTGCAAAAATCTAGGAGATCATGTTAAGCAACTTGAAAAAATGCTGGAAGAAACCAAATGcgaaaaaactgaaataataaatcgACTGACAAGAAGCCTAGAAGAAAGCCAAAAGCAATGTGCAAATTTACTGCAAACAG GCTCGATGCAGGAAACAAATCAGTTACGGTTTCAATTGCAACAAGCTCAGTCTGCGCACATGATAAGCAATAACATGAACAAGGCTTTGCAG GAAGAATTAATGGAACTGAAGGAAGAAATAGCTTTATATGAATCTGCTGCCAAGCTTGGAGTATTTTTGAATGATGCAGGTGGAGAGCTGCATACAAACCTGGGTGATTCCTATGTAGATTTGGGAATTAAAGAAATCAGCAGGAAGAAACCAAGGTTCTGCAG TGCAATACAGAACAGAGACATGGATAAAGAGCTCTCTAAAGATGAAATTATTGTAGAATTAAAAGCTGAGCTGGAACGTTTGTTAAACAgtaataaaatgaagagaaaccAGATTACTCAATTACAAAATAATCTTAAAGATTGCCAGAAGACATTAGAGGAATACAAGCAgttgctgaaagcagaaaaagcatcGAAAGAGTCAGAG cctGTCACAAATCTGAATGATACTTTGGTGGCCAGTCCTTCGGTTTCTGATAATCTTAAGGAAGAAGTTCAGAGACTGAGAAAGGCTAATGAAACTTTGCTGCAAGAAGTTGAG AACCATACTTTGACTATTGAAGAACtgaaggaaaatgaggaaaaactgaaaagcgTAAATCAAGATCTCTGTTGTCAGATGAGAAAGATGGTTCAGGATTTTGATCAGGATAAACAAGAAGCCATTGACAG GTGGGAAAGAACTTATCAGCAACATCATGAGGATACAAAAGCACATTTTGAGAAAGACCTGATGGAGAGGTATATTACAGAAAAACAGCAGCTTATTCAAACATACGAAGAGACAATCTCGCAGTTAAG GGCTAACATAGAGGAGCTGAACAGAGAGATGACTGCAGTGAAGGAATGTTACATCGGAGTCTGTGGAGAGAAAGACACCTTGGAAGCTACTTTAAGGCAGAAATTtgagcaagagcagcagcagaaggaagagaag ctcAAGAAACAgctactaaaagaaaaagaagactcTCTTAACCTTCTAAGGACTGAGCTTGAAGAGAAACACAGCAGTTCTATGATAGCAGCAAAGAGGCAGTggctggaagaaaaagaacagcaggTTGAAGAGGAAGTTGCATTAGCCAAAGTTcactgggagaaggaagaaaaagag GTAGGTGCAGCTTTAACCCAAGCTCGTGCCAGGTGGCTGCAAGAATTAACAGACCTCAAAGAGTACAAAGTAAATCTAAAGATAGAacaagaaaaatgggaaaaagaacaCAAAGAGACTGCAGCAAAGCAG TTAGCCCTAGTTCTCTCAGCTgctgaagagaaatggaagaaagaatatgaaaatacagataaaactGGACCAAGAATGAAAGAACTTGAAGAAAAGGTAACTTCTCTCAAGAAGGAATTGGagctaaagaaagaagaaatccctGCAGCTATCAAAGCAGAACTAGCAAAAGCCCGTGCTCAGTggaacaaagaaaagcaagaagaaatccTGCAGAtacaagaacaaaatgagagagaCTACCGATCATTCTTAGATGATCATAGAAACAGAATTAAAGAGGTACTTGCAACAGCAAAGGAGGATCTTGCAAAGCAGAAGAATGATCTCTCTAtgcagaaagaggcagaaataaagatgTTACTAGACCAAAAGCAGCGAGAATGGGAGGCTCAAGAAACAAAGAGACTGCAGGATGAAATTAATCGGTATGAGGAGAAGACTCTGGTTGAGCTTGAATACTTGTTGAGTGAAATCCATGAAGAGCTAGTCAAGTGCACACATACTAAACATCCTTGGAAGGATAAGTGTTTTGATGCTCATGTTCAATTAAGCCATCAATGCAAAGACAAACTGAAGGCTTGCTTACAAAAGGCCTACAGAACCACAGTTTACACaattctggaaaagaaagagagagaatggaAAGAG AAATGTGAAGAGCTACTGAGTAATGTAAATAAAGAAGCATACACTTGCCTGCAATGTGGTGAAGGAGAAACTGGGGACATGGCAAGACTTCCCGTGTACAATGTTGGACACCAAGCAGAAGCACAAAGGAGGCTAAAAAGACAGCCACCCTTGCAGGAAACTGGAACAGACAAAG aaaatgAGAAGGTTCTAGAAGCTCTAATTGCAGAAAACTCTGAGATGAAGACTAAACTAAAAGACCTGGGAACACCaccaag GTCACTGTCAAAGGGAGGCGTCTCAAAACCTTGTACATCCTGTGACTctgtgaaagggctggaagaaatGCGTGCTCAGTACATTAAAGCTGTGAGCAAGATTAAGT GTGATATGCTTTGTTATATCCGTGAAAGTAAGGCGCGAGCCGCTGAAATGATTAAAGCGGAGGTTTTAAGAGAGCGCCAAGAAACAGCACGGAAAATGCGCAAGTACTATTTGACGTGCCTTCAACAACTTCTTACTGATAATGGGAAACATGAAGG ggctgaaaagaaaataatgaatgctGCCAGTAAGCTTGCTACAATGGCTAAAGGACTTGAAACACCTCTTCGACACGTTCCCCAAAGCAAATCTACCCGCTCAG ctctgctATTAAATTCTGATCTACCACCTGGAGCTGAGTATTCAAAAAGAGATCGCACGCTTCAGACTAGGTCAAACCATCTGGAAAGCAAATCATGTGGTGAAAGCATTACTGAAAAAGCCAATGATAAAGTTGTTCAGAAACATGTACCACATGACTTGAGACAGCAGTTTGATGCAATGCAGACTGAAACTCAACATATGCTTCATGAAACAGTGACTTCAAATATTCAGAACGGGAATAATTCTAAAAATCTGGATGGTGCTTCAAGAGATGCTCTGTCAGAGTTTTATTCAAATGaaggtggaagaagagaaaaatatggcCCCATCATAAATGTGAACAAAGGCCTCTTGTGTGCTGCTAGTGATATAGCACATCAGAATGCTCTTCCATCTGCTTTTCAAGTAACATCAGAAGATATGCATGCACCCAGCTTTACAAACGGCCATAACATCTCTGGGCCAACTCATCATATGCTTAAGAGCAAGAATGAAAGAACGGTCTCGAAAGAGGATAAATGTATCCAGTCATgtggaaaatggaaaactaaatCTAAAAGAACTCAGGTTTTTCAAGAAACTCCAGAAAGCGAGGAAGGAAGTTGCAGTGAATGGAGTTCTGTGAATGGAAGCCTGCATCTGGATCGTAGCGATAGGCCTCTCTTGTATCCTGAACAAAAAGCCAGTACTAAAGTGCAAGCACAGACTGCATGCTGTGAAGAGTTTCCTCACATCAGATCATTTTCCCCTGCAGGTGAAAATGTTGTTACTTCTTGGAGAGACAGTTCTAATGGCAATGGCAAGATTCTCAGCACAA
- the CEP152 gene encoding centrosomal protein of 152 kDa isoform X4: MSLDFDSGALQTQHEDEDYDQEDYAREQELQQLLTDLPHDMLEDSGDQLSSYSDCSIHETEEQSHEPGKHDGRWNDHPLISDPQNGYEQGQNLYPEQFLCDQQNDHVEKHGKNWNGLHNDEEKEHLYDVKDDYCGQNGQEDPDDVYLGRDGFNAPSCYQQNNLYHLPENFRPYTNGHKPEFNSQQSKIINFPDAPKEHLTQFVTSDIVSGQSPESYKVTYKPYQNGIHQKIPVIQEGTRRNEVFEDLQHEFLGNGENSSENMQILQLQVLNKARERQLEELNEKLEKSAQQIRYLNHQLSMVKDEKDGLAVSLHESQKLYQNGKEREVHLEGQIKALETRIQTLTTNEEQIVKQSKVAEVAMESMQKQLLELQRSDALQRAREQHEAIISALKQKYEKQILSLEQKLDTTKSALREQKELCKNLGDHVKQLEKMLEETKCEKTEIINRLTRSLEESQKQCANLLQTGSMQETNQLRFQLQQAQSAHMISNNMNKALQEELMELKEEIALYESAAKLGVFLNDAGGELHTNLGDSYVDLGIKEISRKKPRFCSAIQNRDMDKELSKDEIIVELKAELERLLNSNKMKRNQITQLQNNLKDCQKTLEEYKQLLKAEKASKESEPVTNLNDTLVASPSVSDNLKEEVQRLRKANETLLQEVENHTLTIEELKENEEKLKSVNQDLCCQMRKMVQDFDQDKQEAIDRWERTYQQHHEDTKAHFEKDLMERYITEKQQLIQTYEETISQLRANIEELNREMTAVKECYIGVCGEKDTLEATLRQKFEQEQQQKEEKLKKQLLKEKEDSLNLLRTELEEKHSSSMIAAKRQWLEEKEQQVEEEVALAKVHWEKEEKELALVLSAAEEKWKKEYENTDKTGPRMKELEEKVTSLKKELELKKEEIPAAIKAELAKARAQWNKEKQEEILQIQEQNERDYRSFLDDHRNRIKEVLATAKEDLAKQKNDLSMQKEAEIKMLLDQKQREWEAQETKRLQDEINRYEEKTLVELEYLLSEIHEELVKCTHTKHPWKDKCFDAHVQLSHQCKDKLKACLQKAYRTTVYTILEKKEREWKEKCEELLSNVNKEAYTCLQCGEGETGDMARLPVYNVGHQAEAQRRLKRQPPLQETGTDKENEKVLEALIAENSEMKTKLKDLGTPPRSLSKGGVSKPCTSCDSVKGLEEMRAQYIKAVSKIKCDMLCYIRESKARAAEMIKAEVLRERQETARKMRKYYLTCLQQLLTDNGKHEGAEKKIMNAASKLATMAKGLETPLRHVPQSKSTRSALLLNSDLPPGAEYSKRDRTLQTRSNHLESKSCGESITEKANDKVVQKHVPHDLRQQFDAMQTETQHMLHETVTSNIQNGNNSKNLDGASRDALSEFYSNEGGRREKYGPIINVNKGLLCAASDIAHQNALPSAFQVTSEDMHAPSFTNGHNISGPTHHMLKSKNERTVSKEDKCIQSCGKWKTKSKRTQVFQETPESEEGSCSEWSSVNGSLHLDRSDRPLLYPEQKASTKVQAQTACCEEFPHIRSFSPAGENVVTSWRDSSNGNGKILSTKSSTKVYSRGHLTTNPEYTSFLNSDKSDSAVTQLNVSPDSNVGKCCNKCLEKNDVGSPVSSAR, encoded by the exons ATGTCCCTTGATTTTGATAGTGGAGCTCTACAAACTCAACATGAAGATGAAGACTATGACCAAGAGGATTATGCAAGAGAACAAGAg TTGCAACAACTATTGACAGACCTTCCCCACGATATGCTGGAGGACAGTGGAGACCAGCTCTCCAGCTATTCGGACTGTAGCATTCATGAGACTGAGGAGCA ATCACATGAGCCTGGGAAGCATGATGGAAGATGGAACGATCATCCATTGATCAGTGATCCTCAAAAT GGTTATGAACAAGGACAAAATCTGTACCCTGAACAATTCTTGTGTGACCAGCAAAATGATCATGttgaaaaacatggaaagaatTGGAATGGCCTACATAACGAtgaagagaaggaacatttaTATGATGTTAAAGACGACTACTGTGGCCAGAACGGTCAAGAGGATCCTGATGATGTGTATCTTGGTAGAGATGGGTTTAATGCTCCAAGTTGCTACCAACAGAACAACTTGTATCATCTTCCTGAAAACTTCAGACCATATACAAATGGCCATAAACCAGAATTTAACAGTCagcaaagtaaaataataaattttccAGATGCTCCAAAGGAACATCTTACG CAATTTGTTACATCTGACATTGTCAGTGGCCAATCGCCAGAATCTTACAAAGTGACTTATAAACCATACCAAAATGGCATTCATCAAAAAATTCCAGTAATCCAAGAAGGAACCAGAAGAAATGAAGTGTTTGAAGATTTGCAACATGAATTCTTGGGCAATGGTGAAA ATTCTTCAGAAAATATGCAGATTCTTCAACTTCAAGTTCTAAATAAAGCAAGAGAAAGACAACTGGAAGAACTTAATGAAAAGCTAGAAAAGAGTGCACAGCAGATTAGGTATTTGAATCACCAGCTTTCAATGGTCAAAG ATGAAAAGGATGGTTTGGCTGTTAGTCTTCATGAGTCTCAAAAACTCTATCAGAATGGAAAGGAACGGGAAGTGCATCTTGAAGGTCAAATAAAGGCCCTTGAAACTCGAATTCAGACTCTCACTACCAATGAGGAGCAG ATAGTGAAGCAATCCAAAGTGGCAGAGGTTGCCATGGAGAGCATGCAGAAGCAGCTGTTAGAACTTCAGCGATCAGATGCCCTTCAGCGAGCCAGAGAACAACACGAGGCCATTATTTCAGCACTCAAACAGAAGTATGAAAAGCAAATATTATCATTAGAGCAGAAACTTGATACTACAAAATCTGCACTCCGAGAGcag AAAGAGCTTTGCAAAAATCTAGGAGATCATGTTAAGCAACTTGAAAAAATGCTGGAAGAAACCAAATGcgaaaaaactgaaataataaatcgACTGACAAGAAGCCTAGAAGAAAGCCAAAAGCAATGTGCAAATTTACTGCAAACAG GCTCGATGCAGGAAACAAATCAGTTACGGTTTCAATTGCAACAAGCTCAGTCTGCGCACATGATAAGCAATAACATGAACAAGGCTTTGCAG GAAGAATTAATGGAACTGAAGGAAGAAATAGCTTTATATGAATCTGCTGCCAAGCTTGGAGTATTTTTGAATGATGCAGGTGGAGAGCTGCATACAAACCTGGGTGATTCCTATGTAGATTTGGGAATTAAAGAAATCAGCAGGAAGAAACCAAGGTTCTGCAG TGCAATACAGAACAGAGACATGGATAAAGAGCTCTCTAAAGATGAAATTATTGTAGAATTAAAAGCTGAGCTGGAACGTTTGTTAAACAgtaataaaatgaagagaaaccAGATTACTCAATTACAAAATAATCTTAAAGATTGCCAGAAGACATTAGAGGAATACAAGCAgttgctgaaagcagaaaaagcatcGAAAGAGTCAGAG cctGTCACAAATCTGAATGATACTTTGGTGGCCAGTCCTTCGGTTTCTGATAATCTTAAGGAAGAAGTTCAGAGACTGAGAAAGGCTAATGAAACTTTGCTGCAAGAAGTTGAG AACCATACTTTGACTATTGAAGAACtgaaggaaaatgaggaaaaactgaaaagcgTAAATCAAGATCTCTGTTGTCAGATGAGAAAGATGGTTCAGGATTTTGATCAGGATAAACAAGAAGCCATTGACAG GTGGGAAAGAACTTATCAGCAACATCATGAGGATACAAAAGCACATTTTGAGAAAGACCTGATGGAGAGGTATATTACAGAAAAACAGCAGCTTATTCAAACATACGAAGAGACAATCTCGCAGTTAAG GGCTAACATAGAGGAGCTGAACAGAGAGATGACTGCAGTGAAGGAATGTTACATCGGAGTCTGTGGAGAGAAAGACACCTTGGAAGCTACTTTAAGGCAGAAATTtgagcaagagcagcagcagaaggaagagaag ctcAAGAAACAgctactaaaagaaaaagaagactcTCTTAACCTTCTAAGGACTGAGCTTGAAGAGAAACACAGCAGTTCTATGATAGCAGCAAAGAGGCAGTggctggaagaaaaagaacagcaggTTGAAGAGGAAGTTGCATTAGCCAAAGTTcactgggagaaggaagaaaaagag TTAGCCCTAGTTCTCTCAGCTgctgaagagaaatggaagaaagaatatgaaaatacagataaaactGGACCAAGAATGAAAGAACTTGAAGAAAAGGTAACTTCTCTCAAGAAGGAATTGGagctaaagaaagaagaaatccctGCAGCTATCAAAGCAGAACTAGCAAAAGCCCGTGCTCAGTggaacaaagaaaagcaagaagaaatccTGCAGAtacaagaacaaaatgagagagaCTACCGATCATTCTTAGATGATCATAGAAACAGAATTAAAGAGGTACTTGCAACAGCAAAGGAGGATCTTGCAAAGCAGAAGAATGATCTCTCTAtgcagaaagaggcagaaataaagatgTTACTAGACCAAAAGCAGCGAGAATGGGAGGCTCAAGAAACAAAGAGACTGCAGGATGAAATTAATCGGTATGAGGAGAAGACTCTGGTTGAGCTTGAATACTTGTTGAGTGAAATCCATGAAGAGCTAGTCAAGTGCACACATACTAAACATCCTTGGAAGGATAAGTGTTTTGATGCTCATGTTCAATTAAGCCATCAATGCAAAGACAAACTGAAGGCTTGCTTACAAAAGGCCTACAGAACCACAGTTTACACaattctggaaaagaaagagagagaatggaAAGAG AAATGTGAAGAGCTACTGAGTAATGTAAATAAAGAAGCATACACTTGCCTGCAATGTGGTGAAGGAGAAACTGGGGACATGGCAAGACTTCCCGTGTACAATGTTGGACACCAAGCAGAAGCACAAAGGAGGCTAAAAAGACAGCCACCCTTGCAGGAAACTGGAACAGACAAAG aaaatgAGAAGGTTCTAGAAGCTCTAATTGCAGAAAACTCTGAGATGAAGACTAAACTAAAAGACCTGGGAACACCaccaag GTCACTGTCAAAGGGAGGCGTCTCAAAACCTTGTACATCCTGTGACTctgtgaaagggctggaagaaatGCGTGCTCAGTACATTAAAGCTGTGAGCAAGATTAAGT GTGATATGCTTTGTTATATCCGTGAAAGTAAGGCGCGAGCCGCTGAAATGATTAAAGCGGAGGTTTTAAGAGAGCGCCAAGAAACAGCACGGAAAATGCGCAAGTACTATTTGACGTGCCTTCAACAACTTCTTACTGATAATGGGAAACATGAAGG ggctgaaaagaaaataatgaatgctGCCAGTAAGCTTGCTACAATGGCTAAAGGACTTGAAACACCTCTTCGACACGTTCCCCAAAGCAAATCTACCCGCTCAG ctctgctATTAAATTCTGATCTACCACCTGGAGCTGAGTATTCAAAAAGAGATCGCACGCTTCAGACTAGGTCAAACCATCTGGAAAGCAAATCATGTGGTGAAAGCATTACTGAAAAAGCCAATGATAAAGTTGTTCAGAAACATGTACCACATGACTTGAGACAGCAGTTTGATGCAATGCAGACTGAAACTCAACATATGCTTCATGAAACAGTGACTTCAAATATTCAGAACGGGAATAATTCTAAAAATCTGGATGGTGCTTCAAGAGATGCTCTGTCAGAGTTTTATTCAAATGaaggtggaagaagagaaaaatatggcCCCATCATAAATGTGAACAAAGGCCTCTTGTGTGCTGCTAGTGATATAGCACATCAGAATGCTCTTCCATCTGCTTTTCAAGTAACATCAGAAGATATGCATGCACCCAGCTTTACAAACGGCCATAACATCTCTGGGCCAACTCATCATATGCTTAAGAGCAAGAATGAAAGAACGGTCTCGAAAGAGGATAAATGTATCCAGTCATgtggaaaatggaaaactaaatCTAAAAGAACTCAGGTTTTTCAAGAAACTCCAGAAAGCGAGGAAGGAAGTTGCAGTGAATGGAGTTCTGTGAATGGAAGCCTGCATCTGGATCGTAGCGATAGGCCTCTCTTGTATCCTGAACAAAAAGCCAGTACTAAAGTGCAAGCACAGACTGCATGCTGTGAAGAGTTTCCTCACATCAGATCATTTTCCCCTGCAGGTGAAAATGTTGTTACTTCTTGGAGAGACAGTTCTAATGGCAATGGCAAGATTCTCAGCACAA